TGGAAGCGGTCGTAGGAACTCTGCCAGGGGCCGAACTCCTCCGGCAGGTCGCGCCACGGGCTGCCGGTCCGAAAGCGCCACATCGCCGCGTTGAAGTATTTCCGCAGGTCGGGGATAGGCCCGACCGCGGCGATCGGGAGATGGGGCTCAATCAGGGACCACTGCTCGTCGGTGAGATCGCCTCGCGCCATGGCCACTTGACTACCAAGGACACCCCGTCGCGCGCAGGCGATCCCACACATTCATGATCTGGACTTCAGACAGGACCTAGACGTACTTGTGCACGCCACGCCGGATCTGCATGTCCGTCAGCAACACGCACCGGCGCCCCACTTGGCTGAGCCAGGACGAGCTGGTGGGCGTGAGGTGCGTGTGGAAGCGCGGGTGTGCAAAGCAGCCACTTTTTTTTCTGGATGGATGAAACGTTTCGGCGAACCATCCGTAAAAAGCAGCATCCATGCCTAGCCGCATGTGCACCCGCGACGTGGTCGCTACAAGCGACTTGCTCACCACAGCACCCCCGCGGCATGGCCCCAACGCACCAATAGCCCAGCCAGCCTGATCGGATTGGAGCAGAGGTGGCAACGAGGTACAGATGGCGCCATGGTGACATCGTCGCGCGCGCGGAAGAACTGGCTGCCGAGATCCATGCGACCGGCGGCGAGGAGCGCAGGGTGGTGGCTTTGGAGTGCGGTCGCGGACTGCCCTCGGTCGTTGCTCTGACGGCGGCGCTGCTGGCCGGACAGCTTCCGCTCCTAGGCTCCGGGGCCGACCCGGCTGGTCGGCGGGAGCGCCTGCGGGAGGTCGCGGGCGCGGCCCTCGTCGTCTCTACGTCTCCCGATGGCGAGCCCCTGGTCGCTCCCTGCGACGCGGCAGCCGCCGCCGTGGCTCCCTGGCCGCAGGCCGTGTACCTGGCAGTGACGTCGGGCACCATCGGCGAGCCCAAGGTCGCCCCCGTCAGCCGAGGGGTATTCGATTCTTACGTACGCGACATCCAGGACGCGTACGCGCTGACGGCGGAGGATCGCGTGCTGCAATTCGCACCGCCCGGGTTCGACGTCTTCGTGGAAGAGGTCATCCCGACCTTCCGTGCCGGGGCGACACTCGTGGTGCCCCCGTGGGAGCACGCGCCCACGGGGGAGCAGTTCCTCGGCTTCCTCGACGCCGAGGCCGTCACCGTGGTCAACTTGCCGGGCTCCTACTGGATGGGCCTGGCCGAGTACCTGCGCTCGTCCGGGCGCGGTCTGCCCGCGTCGGTCCGCCTCGTCGTCGTCGGCAGCGAGCCCTGGGCTCGCACTCTGGCCGAGTGGGCGCGCGGGCGCTTTCCTGAGGTGAAGATGCTGAACGCTTACGGCACTTCCGAGGTAGCGCCGACCTGTTTCATTTTCGACTGCGAGGACCTGCCCAAGGCGTGCGCGTCCGTCGGCATCATCCCCATCGGCGGTCCACTGCCCTTCGTGCGCCATGAGGTCGTCCCGCAGCCCGACTCGCCGCACGGCCGCCTGCACCTTGCTGGGCAACCGCACTTCGGATCGGCGCAGTCCGCAATCGACAGCGGCGACCTCGCCTCCCATGGCGCAGATGGGTTCGTCTATGTGCAC
The nucleotide sequence above comes from Streptomyces sp. NBC_01216. Encoded proteins:
- a CDS encoding non-ribosomal peptide synthetase — translated: MATRYRWRHGDIVARAEELAAEIHATGGEERRVVALECGRGLPSVVALTAALLAGQLPLLGSGADPAGRRERLREVAGAALVVSTSPDGEPLVAPCDAAAAAVAPWPQAVYLAVTSGTIGEPKVAPVSRGVFDSYVRDIQDAYALTAEDRVLQFAPPGFDVFVEEVIPTFRAGATLVVPPWEHAPTGEQFLGFLDAEAVTVVNLPGSYWMGLAEYLRSSGRGLPASVRLVVVGSEPWARTLAEWARGRFPEVKMLNAYGTSEVAPTCFIFDCEDLPKACASVGIIPIGGPLPFVRHEVVPQPDSPHGRLHLAGQPHFGSAQSAIDSGDLASHGADGFVYVHGRADLTRLKRGGVTVNAESLAGAARECYGVLGALARLDRKSGALVLTVQSTGTPDTVARLVSDHLRTVLPPAWLPDRIQVASGLAQVAGTKLSTVSVEVELESLVRAAWSRRTASHAVDPQADFFDTGGDSIGAVRLCAQLSDALAERVPVQLIFANSRFADFVEAVGALLRSRSDRPEGRA